One genomic region from Phocoena sinus isolate mPhoSin1 chromosome 3, mPhoSin1.pri, whole genome shotgun sequence encodes:
- the BASP1 gene encoding brain acid soluble protein 1, translating to MGGKLSKKKKGYNVNDEKAKDKDKKAEGAGTEEEGTPKENETQAAAETAEVKDGKEEKPEKDAQDAANKPEDKEGEKDTEAAKEDAPKAEPEQMEGAEGKPEPPKDVAQEPAATAGPAVGGDAPRASEPEAAEPAAPSKDDKSKEGGEPTKTEASAAPAAQETKSDGAPASDSKPSSTEAAPSSKETPAATEAPSSTPKAQAPAAPADEVKPAETPAANSDQTVAVKE from the coding sequence ATGGGAGGCAAGCTGAGCAAGAAGAAGAAGGGGTACAATGTGAATGATGAGAAGGCCAAGGACAAAGACAAGAAGGCAGAAGGAGCCGGGACGGAAGAGGAGGGAACCCCGAAGGAGAATGAGACCCAGGCGGCTGCGGAGACCGCAGAGGTGAAGGACGGCAAGGAGGAGAAGCCAGAGAAGGATGCCCAGGACGCTGCCAACAAGCCCGAAGACAAGGAAGGCGAGAAAGACACAGAGGCGGCCAAGGAAGACGCCCCGAAGGCAGAGCCTGAGCAGATGGAGGGAGCCGAGGGGAAGCCCGAGCCCCCGAAGGATGTTGCGCAGGAGCCGGCGGCCACCGCGGGCCCCGCTGTGGGCGGCGACGCCCCCAGAGCTTCGGAGCCCGAGGCGGCGGAGCCCGCGGCCCCCAGCAAGGATGACAAGAGCAAGGAGGGTGGGGAACCCACAAAGACTGAGGCTTCCGCAGCGCCTGCCGCGCAGGAGACGAAAAGTGACGGGGCCCCAGCTTCAGACTCAAAACCCAGCAGCACTGAGGCTGCCCCATCCTCCAAGGAGACCCCGGCAGCCACGGAAGCACCCAGTTCCACGCCCAAGGCCCAGGCCCCCGCAGCCCCCGCAGACGAGGTCAAACCCGCCGAGACCCCGGCAGCTAATTCTGATCAAACCGTAGCAGTGAAAGAGTAA